A region of the Cytophagia bacterium CHB2 genome:
AGTACAACGACCGGGGCATAGGGAATCTGCTGCAACGGGCGGCATGCCTCGGCCAATTCTCCAGAGAAGATTTCTAATAGACGATTCGTTGGAATTGTCAGCACGAGATGTTGCACTGCGAGAGAATAACTCTCACCCCGCTGCCGGAAACTCACTTGCCAATTTGCCTCAATGGGATCGCGTGCGATTTGAAGATTTGAAATTTCATAGAGGATGTTCCGGCCCAGCTTCTGCGCCAGTGCGGTGTTGAGTTGTCCCAAACCGCGGCGGAACGAAAGCATGCGGGCCCGGTCTTTGGCCTTATCTTCGCGTTGCGCGCGCTCTTTGCGCCCGCGAATAGCGCCGCGAATCAAACTGCCGTAGTTTGCCTCCAAAGCCTTGAGCTTGGGAAAAGCGCAGGCGACGCTCAGATTGTCCGGGTCACCGGCATAAACGCCGGCCACGAACGGATCGATGGCATAATCGAGAAACTCGTTGCCCAAACGACGGCGCACGAATGAAGCGATGGATTCATCTTCTGTCGCCGGCAAGGGCGCGATAAACGGCTCGCGCATCAACCGCAGCTTGGCGGCGGGACTGAACAGCGGGGTGCGCAAAAATGCCAACGGACTCATGGGCAGCGCTTGCAAGCGCGCGTTTTTGACGATGTACCGCCGTTTGGCTTGCGGCCCGGCGGCGATCATATCATCCTGCAAACCGGCGAGCGCAATCAGCTCTCCAATCCGCGGCGAGGTTTCGAGCAAACTGTTGGGGCCGGTTTCACAAAGATAGCCGTTGTGCAACTCGGTCTGCATCACGCCGCCGGCTTGAGACGCGGTTTCCAGCACGGCGACGGACACGCCTTGCTGGCGCAGCCACGCGGCGCACGCCAATCCGGAAATGCCCGCGCCGATGATGAGGGCGTCAGTGGTTTTTTCTTCGAGCATATTCTTCGAGCATAATCGTAAAGGTAAAAGCTAATGACAGGAAAATGTATGTCAGGAAAATGTATGTCAGGAAAATGTATGTCAGGAAAATGCAAGCCGAATAAATATTTTTCTGCCCTTCATCTTTTTGCCATTTGATTTGATCAAATTACCATCACACCGTGCGTGAAAACAGCGCGCGGTTTTGCTTTTGGGTCAGATAAGAATCGAATGTCATGGCGATGTTGCGAATCAACAATCGCCCCATGGGCGTGACGATGATTTGCTCATCGTTCATCTCCAGCAAACCGTCGTCTTCAAGCTCGCGCAAGCTTTCCAAAGCGGGCATGAAGTAGGCGTCGAAATCAATGCCGAAATCACTCACGACGGAGCGCCGATCGAGGCGCATGTCGCACATCAACCGGGTGATCACGTGGCGGCGCAGTTGATCATCCCACGACAAGCGGCAGCCGCGCGCCGTTGCCAGACGGCCTTCCGACATGCGTTTGTAGTAATGCCCCAATTCCTTGACGTTTTGCGCATACACATCGCCGACCATGCTGATGCCGGTGATGCCGAAAGCATACAAATCGCAATTCGCGTGAGTGGAATAACCCTGGAAGTTGCGATATAAGTTTCCGGAGGCTTGCGCCACCGCAAGCTCGTCATGCGGTTGCGCAAAATGATCCATGCCGATGTAAACGTAACCGGCTTCCTGCACCATCTCGATCGTTTGTTTGAGTATTTGCAGCTTTGTTTCCGGTGAGGGCAGCTTGTCTTCTGTAATGACGCGCTGATGTTTTTTCATCCAGGGCACGTGGGCGTAGTTGAACACCGCCAGACGCTCGGGCTGCATGGTCAAAATCAGGCGCAGCGTTTCTGCAAACGTTTCTTGCGTTTGAAACGGCAGGCCGTATATCAAATCCAAATTGATGCTGCCGAAGCCCAATTCGCGCAGGGTTGCGAGCGTCCACTCCGTAAGCTCGTAAGGCTGCACCCGATTCACCGCGGCCTGCACTTCCGGATTGAAATCTTGCACGCCCAGGCTGGCGCGATTGAAACCCGCCTCGCGCAACGCTTCGAGATGGCCGCGCTCAAGGCCGCGTGGATCGATCTCCACGCTGATCTCAGCGTCGCGGGTAAAATTGAAATGTTTGTGAATGAAGCGTCCGAGACGCGCAATTTGTTGCGGCGAAAGATAAGTCGGCGTGCCGCCGCCCCAGTGCAGTTGCTCGACTTTGCGGCTGTGATCGATCAAACCCGCGGTCAACGCGATTTCCCGCTCGAGGTGATCGAGATAATCATCGATGCGCTTGGAATTGTGCGTGATGATCATGTTGCAGGCACAAAAGTAACACAGGGTATCGCAGAAGGGCAAATGAAAATACAGCGACAGCCCGCGATCGGCGGCGTCGGATTCATTCGTTTTGAGGATTTCGCCGAGAAATTCCTGCGCGCCAAAGGATTCGGTGAATTGCGGGGCCGTAGGATAG
Encoded here:
- the hemG gene encoding protoporphyrinogen oxidase gives rise to the protein MLEEKTTDALIIGAGISGLACAAWLRQQGVSVAVLETASQAGGVMQTELHNGYLCETGPNSLLETSPRIGELIALAGLQDDMIAAGPQAKRRYIVKNARLQALPMSPLAFLRTPLFSPAAKLRLMREPFIAPLPATEDESIASFVRRRLGNEFLDYAIDPFVAGVYAGDPDNLSVACAFPKLKALEANYGSLIRGAIRGRKERAQREDKAKDRARMLSFRRGLGQLNTALAQKLGRNILYEISNLQIARDPIEANWQVSFRQRGESYSLAVQHLVLTIPTNRLLEIFSGELAEACRPLQQIPYAPVVVLTTGFKQEDVQHPLDGFGFLAPKKEKRQILGTLWNSSIFPERAPAGRVLLTTFIGGARQPHLADLNDEKLIELTLQELRELIGAHDRPEFMHVRRYARAIPQYALGHQRYQQIINRLERDFPGLHFAANYRDGVSVSDCIVRAHRTAGEIAQAH
- the hemN gene encoding oxygen-independent coproporphyrinogen III oxidase codes for the protein MNTTLDINLDLLRKYDRPGPRYTSYPTAPQFTESFGAQEFLGEILKTNESDAADRGLSLYFHLPFCDTLCYFCACNMIITHNSKRIDDYLDHLEREIALTAGLIDHSRKVEQLHWGGGTPTYLSPQQIARLGRFIHKHFNFTRDAEISVEIDPRGLERGHLEALREAGFNRASLGVQDFNPEVQAAVNRVQPYELTEWTLATLRELGFGSINLDLIYGLPFQTQETFAETLRLILTMQPERLAVFNYAHVPWMKKHQRVITEDKLPSPETKLQILKQTIEMVQEAGYVYIGMDHFAQPHDELAVAQASGNLYRNFQGYSTHANCDLYAFGITGISMVGDVYAQNVKELGHYYKRMSEGRLATARGCRLSWDDQLRRHVITRLMCDMRLDRRSVVSDFGIDFDAYFMPALESLRELEDDGLLEMNDEQIIVTPMGRLLIRNIAMTFDSYLTQKQNRALFSRTV